The proteins below come from a single Corylus avellana chromosome ca3, CavTom2PMs-1.0 genomic window:
- the LOC132174124 gene encoding RING-H2 finger protein ATL29-like, whose amino-acid sequence MPMNVNPPPIPSSNYGTASPSVTVILTIILLVFFFLGFFSVYFCRCFLENVSNSWHIRRTPSGNNIGAPDASVINGLDHSLIQSFPTFLYSSVKDFRKEKYGLECAICLVEFEDDSLLRLLTVCYHVFHQECIDLWLESHKTCPVCRRNLDMPPESSLKKSPHDHNAAVHGAQGSNEALEGSVRIDIKEYENDHGSSESAGESHERASSKTTRENNEANKVERFSRSHSTGHSLVRKREGDDRYTLRLPEHVEVRLLRGHNGVKSCTVFGEFSHHTAGSD is encoded by the coding sequence ATGCCAATGAATGTCAATCCCCCACCAATACCATCATCAAATTACGGCACCGCCTCCCCTTCTGTAACAGTAATTCTAACAATAATCCtccttgttttcttctttctaggCTTCTTCTCTGTATATTTCTGTAGGTGTTTCCTTGAAAACGTTTCTAATTCGTGGCACATTCGTCGAACACCTTCCGGCAATAACATTGGTGCCCCAGATGCATCTGTCATCAACGGCCTCGATCATTCTCTAATTCAATCCTTCCCcacttttttatattcaagCGTCAAGGATTTCCGCAAAGAAAAATACGGTTTGGAGTGCGCAATCTGCTTGGTGGAGTTCGAGGACGACAGTTTGCTTCGCCTTTTGACCGTTTGCTACCATGTTTTTCATCAAGAATGCATCGACCTCTGGCTCGAATCTCACAAAACTTGCCCGGTTTGTCGTCGGAATCTTGATATGCCGCCGGAAAGCTCGTTGAAAAAGTCTCCTCATGATCATAATGCGGCCGTGCACGGTGCTCAGGGGAGTAATGAGGCGTTGGAGGGTTCTGTGCGGATTGATATAAAAGAATACGAGAATGATCATGGGAGCTCGGAATCCGCAGGAGAAAGCCATGAACGTGCTTCTTCTAAGACGACGCGAGAAAACAATGAAGCTAACAAGGTGGAGAGATTTTCAAGGTCCCACTCGACCGGGCATTCTTTGGTTAGGAAAAGAGAAGGGGATGATAGGTATACACTGAGATTGCCGGAGCACGTAGAAGTACGGCTTTTGAGAGGCCACAATGGCGTTAAAAGTTGTACGGTATTTGGGGAATTCTCACACCATACGGCGGGAAGCGATTAA